One Lysinibacillus sp. OF-1 DNA segment encodes these proteins:
- a CDS encoding SDR family NAD(P)-dependent oxidoreductase: MAIEQKVVVVTGAGGGMGKAIIQEQLKQGNQVVGLDLSIDALSDIAHDSLQCVEVNVLQEERVQSICQQVFDKYGRIDGLVNALGIAQSATPIEQVTMDEWNRLMDVNVKSLFITTKAVVPFMKKQQGGSIITIASISAVRPRPGLQAYIASKGAAESFTRGLAIELASSQIRVNTIHPGPADTQMLGQFAAQDADIEQTKQNVFVQSVPLGRLVQPADIAGAVSYLLSDAASMVTGTTLHVDGGRGL, encoded by the coding sequence ATGGCAATCGAGCAAAAGGTGGTCGTAGTTACAGGTGCAGGAGGCGGTATGGGAAAAGCGATTATTCAAGAGCAGCTAAAGCAGGGTAATCAGGTTGTAGGGCTTGATTTATCAATAGATGCACTATCAGATATCGCCCATGATTCATTACAATGTGTTGAAGTCAATGTATTGCAGGAGGAACGTGTTCAAAGCATTTGCCAACAGGTTTTTGACAAGTATGGCAGAATAGATGGCCTTGTCAATGCACTAGGAATTGCCCAGTCAGCGACACCGATTGAGCAGGTCACGATGGATGAGTGGAACCGTTTAATGGATGTCAATGTAAAAAGCTTGTTTATCACGACAAAAGCAGTTGTTCCTTTTATGAAAAAACAGCAAGGGGGCTCCATTATTACAATAGCCTCTATTTCTGCCGTGCGTCCTAGACCAGGCTTACAGGCTTATATTGCCTCAAAGGGGGCGGCAGAAAGCTTTACAAGAGGGCTTGCAATTGAACTTGCATCAAGCCAAATTCGCGTTAATACGATTCATCCAGGCCCAGCTGACACACAAATGCTTGGTCAATTTGCTGCACAGGATGCTGATATAGAGCAAACGAAGCAAAATGTGTTTGTGCAGTCTGTCCCACTTGGGCGCTTAGTACAGCCAGCGGATATAGCAGGGGCAGTCAGCTATTTATTGTCTGATGCGGCAAGTATGGTCACTGGAACGACATTGCATGTAGATGGTGGTCGTGGATTATAG
- a CDS encoding aldehyde dehydrogenase family protein produces the protein MRKIPMLINREWVHGEEETYLAVKNPSTGEVIAQISNASKAHVEQAVHSARLAFEGQDWRQWKAYERGQLLIEFAHYIRQHAEEWSLLECRDVGKPLSQARADIEAAARYFEFYGGAADKVMGDTIPIEDGLLNAVVLEPVGITVHIVPWNYPIQITARSVAAAIATGNAVIVKSAEDTPLTTHAIAEWFANKVPKGIFQHITGLGREVGLYLTSHPDINHITFTGSVPTGIAVMKAAAENVVPVTLELGGKSPNIVFADADMEQALEGVVRAIIQNAGQTCSAGARLLIEESIKDTFIAQLAQKFQAIQVGPGEADMDMGPLLNERQYTKITALLQQAKTDGYVITGGEPVTIKGYEKGFYVQPTILDGVDPNDPLAQEEIFGPVLTVLPFSSADEAIALANSTDYGLVAGVWSQHIDTAHYVASRVQAGQVFVNNYGAAGGIQMPFGGYKKSGIGREKGFVALRNYTQMKNIAIRYAPPNQQ, from the coding sequence ATGAGAAAAATTCCTATGTTAATTAATAGGGAGTGGGTTCATGGTGAAGAAGAGACATACTTAGCAGTTAAAAATCCCTCGACTGGGGAAGTGATTGCACAAATTAGCAATGCAAGTAAAGCGCATGTGGAACAAGCAGTACATTCAGCCCGTCTAGCGTTTGAAGGACAAGACTGGCGTCAATGGAAGGCCTATGAACGGGGGCAGTTATTAATTGAATTTGCCCATTATATTCGACAGCATGCAGAGGAATGGAGTTTACTAGAATGTCGAGACGTAGGAAAGCCCTTATCACAGGCAAGAGCAGATATTGAAGCAGCGGCTCGCTATTTTGAATTTTATGGTGGTGCAGCGGATAAGGTGATGGGGGATACCATTCCGATTGAGGATGGACTATTAAATGCGGTAGTGCTAGAGCCAGTTGGCATTACGGTACATATTGTGCCATGGAATTATCCGATTCAAATTACGGCAAGAAGTGTCGCAGCGGCTATAGCAACTGGTAATGCTGTGATTGTGAAAAGTGCAGAGGATACACCCCTGACAACACATGCCATCGCTGAATGGTTTGCCAATAAAGTGCCGAAAGGGATTTTCCAGCATATTACAGGATTGGGGCGAGAGGTTGGGCTCTATTTAACGTCACATCCCGATATTAATCATATTACGTTTACGGGTTCTGTGCCGACAGGGATAGCGGTGATGAAGGCAGCAGCAGAAAATGTTGTGCCTGTGACATTAGAGCTTGGAGGAAAATCGCCTAATATTGTGTTTGCAGATGCCGATATGGAGCAAGCATTAGAGGGGGTTGTACGTGCCATTATTCAAAATGCCGGTCAAACTTGCTCTGCAGGGGCACGTTTACTCATTGAAGAAAGTATTAAAGATACATTCATTGCACAACTAGCGCAAAAATTCCAAGCGATACAAGTTGGACCTGGGGAAGCGGATATGGATATGGGACCGCTATTAAATGAACGCCAATATACGAAAATCACGGCATTATTACAACAAGCAAAGACAGATGGCTATGTGATTACGGGTGGCGAACCAGTGACGATAAAAGGCTATGAAAAGGGCTTTTATGTACAGCCAACTATACTGGATGGCGTTGATCCAAATGATCCATTAGCGCAGGAAGAAATTTTCGGCCCTGTCTTAACCGTCCTGCCATTTTCCAGCGCAGACGAGGCTATTGCATTAGCCAATAGCACTGACTACGGCTTAGTTGCTGGTGTTTGGTCACAGCATATTGATACGGCTCATTATGTGGCAAGTCGTGTGCAGGCTGGCCAAGTATTTGTCAATAATTATGGGGCTGCAGGTGGCATTCAAATGCCGTTTGGCGGCTATAAAAAAAGCGGAATTGGTCGAGAGAAGGGCTTTGTTGCACTGCGAAACTATACGCAAATGAAAAACATCGCTATACGCTATGCACCACCTAATCAACAGTGA